The genomic window AATCGAGGCCGGGTCGCCGGTGGCGATGACCGTGCCGTTCACCATCACCGTGATGCGGTCGGCAATGCGGAACACCGCATCCATGTCGTGCTCCACCAGCAGGATGGCGTGCGTGGCCTTCAGCCGCGTGAGCAGGGTGAGCATGCGGTCGGTTTCCTCGGCGCCCATGCCCGCCAGCGGCTCGTCGAGCAGCAGCACGCGGGGCTCGGTGGCAAGGCACATCGCCACTTCGAGCTGCCGCTGCGCGCCGTGGCTCAGCGTGCCGGCAATGCGCTGGGCTTCGTTCGCAAGGCCTGCCGCGTCCAGCGCCGCATCGGCCGCCGCATTGCTGGCCGCGCAGCGCTGCGACGACTGCCACACGGTCCACGGCCGGGCCGTGGCCGCCTGCGCCGCGAGCCGGCAGTTCTCGTGCACGCTGAACTCCGGGAAGATGGTCGTGCGCTGGTAGCTGCGGCCCACGCCGGCGCGTGCGCGGCGCCACTGCGCGCGTTGCGTGACGTCGGCGCCGTCGAGCGCGATGCGGCCTTCGGAGGCCTCGATCTCGCCCGAGAGCATGTTGATGAGCGTCGACTTGCCAGCGCCGTTGGTGCCGATGACCGCATGCACTTCGCCGACGTGCAGGTCGAGGGTGACGGCGTTGACGGCGGTGAGGCCGCCGAAGCGGCGGGTGAGGCCTTGAACGGAAAGGAGAGCGGTGGCGTTCATGATTTAGCTCCTTCCCCTTCCGGGGGAAGGTTGGGATGGGGGCAGCCAGAGCGCCCGATGGTGGCGCCGCGTGCCCCCACCCCGGCCCTCCCCCGGAAGGGGAGGGAGAACGACGGAAGGCGGAGGTGGCTCATGCAGCCCCCTTCGGCGACAGCCGCTTCGCAAGGCCGATCAGCCCCTTCGGCAACAGCGCAACGAACACGATGATCGCGATCCCCAGCGTCAGCTGCCAATGGTCCGCGAGCGGCCCCATCACCGCATGCGTGGAGAAGATCTCCTTCAGCAGCGTGAACGCAACGGCGCCGATGACCGCGCCGCGCAAATGCCCCAGGCCGCCCAGGATCACCATCAGCAGCACCTCGCCCGAGTTATGCCACGCCATCAGCTCGGGGTTGACCACGCCGTCACGCGAGGCCAGCAGAAAGCCCGCCAGCCCGGCTAGCGCACCCGCCAGCACGAAGGCCGCGAGCTTGTAGCCGTACACCGGAAAACCCGCTGCGCGCATGCGCTGCTCGTTCACCCGAATGCCCGCCAGCGCCGCGCCGAAGCGCGAGCGGCGCACCAGCGCCAGGAGGCCGTAGGTGAACACCAGCGATGCGAGCACCACATAGAACAGCACCATGCGGTTTTCCATGTCGAGTTTGCCGATGGCAGGGCGCACATACATGTAGATGCCATCGCTGCCGCCGCCGACCTTGGTGTCGTGGAACACGAAGAACGCCATCTGCGCGAAGGCCAGCGTCACCATGATGAAGTACACGCCGCGCGTGCGCAGGCTCAGCGCGCCCACGAACAATGCATAGAGCGCAGCAGCACCCATGGCCCCGGGCAGCAGCAACGCGAGGTTGCCGCCCTCGTTGCCCGAGGCCAGCACCGTGACGTACGCCCCGATGCCGTAGAACGCCGCGTGGCCCAGGCTCACGAGGCCGGTCATGCCGACCAGCAGCTCGAGGCTCAGCGCGAAGATCGACAGGATCATCACCTTGACGACGAAGTCAGAGACGTAGTTGCCCATGAGCGGGCCCAGCACGCCGATGGCAATGGCGCAGATCACCGGCACGAGAAACGCGCCGCGCCGCATGGAGGTGTGCGCTTGCGTCATGGCCGCCTCCCCATCAGCCCTTCAGGCTTCCATATCAGCACGATGGCCATCAGCAGGTAGATGCCGATGCCGGCAAGGTCCGCGAAGAACACCTTGCCGAAGGTGTCGACAAAGCCCACCAGCAGTGACGCCAGCAGCGCGCCGGTGATCGAGCCGATACCGCCGATCACCACCAGCACGAAGCAGATGATGAGCACGCTCGCGCCCATGTTCGGATACACCGACGACATCGGCGCCGCGATCATGCCGGCCAGCGCCGCAAGCGCCACGCCCGCCGCAAACACGATGCGGTAGAGCCGTTTCACGTCGATGCCCAGGCCGCGCACCATGTCGCGGTTGCTTGCGCCGGCACGGATCATCATGCCCAGCCGCGTGCGGTTGACCACCCAGTACAGCGCCACCGCCAGCACGATGCATGCGGCCGAGGCGAAGAGCCGGTACCACGGGTAGCTCATGACATTGCCGAGCGCAAAGCTGCCGTCCAGCCATGCCGGCACCTTGACCCCGTGCACGTCGTTGCCCACCAGAATGGAGCGCAGCTCCTCGAACACCAGGATCAGCCCGTAGGTCATGAGCACCTGCTGCAAGTGGTCGCGCTGGTAAAGGTAGCTGAAGAAGGCCCATTCGAGCAGGTAGCCGAAGATGGCCGCCAGCACCACGCCGGCCACCAGCATCAGCAGAAACTGGTCGCCGAACAGCGGCGCGAGCGCAAAGGCCATGTACGCGCCGATCATGTAGAAGCTGCCGTGAGCCAGGTTGATCACGCCCATGATCCCGAAGATCAGCGTGAGCCCCGAGGCCACCAGGAAGAGCAGGAGTCCGTACTGAACCGAGTTCAGGCACTGGACAAGAAAGGTGCCGAAATCCACGTTAGATCATCCCGGTAGAGGGCTCAGAGAAAGAGCGAGGCGCGCAGCGCCCGCGATGTTCGGGGGACACCGCGGAACCGGCTTCGCCGGGCCGCCGGTGTCGCCCCCTCGAGGGGGGAGTCGAGCTACACGAAGTGAGCGAGGGACGGGGGTGGGTCACATGCGACAGCCGCGGGCAGGGTCCGTCAGGCCCTTGATCGCGATGCTCACCAGCCGGTTCTCCTTGCCCTCCACCTTGCGCAGGTAGATGTCCTGCACCGGGTTGTGCGACTTGCTCATCGTGAACGCACCGCGCGGGCTGTCGATCTTGGCCTTCTCGATGGCGGCGGTGAATTCGGCCTTCTTGCCTATGTCGCCCTTGGTGGCGGCCAGGCCCACGCCCAGCATCTGCGCCGCGTCGTAACCCTGCACGGCATACACGTCGGGCTGCAGCTTGAACGACTTGGCATAGGCCACGCGGAACGCGTTGTCGCGCGCCGTGTTCAGGCCGTCCGCGTAGTGCAGCGTGGTCAGCATGCCTTGTGCGGATTCGCCCTGCGCGTCGAGCGTGCCGTCGGTCAGGAAGCCCGGGCCGTAGAGCGGAATCGTCTTGTTGAGGCCGGCGGCCTGGTAGTCCTTGACGAACTTCACCGCACCGCCGCCCGCGAAGAAGGCATACACCGCGTCGGGCTTGGCCGCTGCAATCTCGGTCAGCAGGGCCTGGAACTCGACGTTGGGGAACGGCAGCGTGAGCTGCTTGTCGACCTTGCCGCCGGCCTTCTCGAAGCCTTCCTTGAAGCCGTTGACCGACTCTTCGCCGGCCGCGTACTTCCAGGTGATGGTCATGACCTTCTTCTTGCCCTGCTGCTTGGCCGCCACTTCGCCCATGGCGTAGGCCGGCTGCCAGTTGCTGAACGAGCTGCGGAAGATGTTGGGCGCGCACATCGGGCCGGTGACGGCGTCGGCGCCGGCGTTGGGCACGATGAGCACGGTGCCGCTTTCCTTGGCGGCCTTGGCCATGGCCATGGCCACGCCCGAATGCACGGTGCCCACGATCACGTCGACGTTGTCGCGCTTGATCAGCTTGTTGACGTTGTCGGTCGCCTTGGCCGGATCGGACTCGTCGTCGACCTTGAAGAACTCGATTTCGCGGCCCGCGAGCTTGCCGCCTTGTTCGTCGACATAGAGCTTGAAGCCGTTTTCAATGGCCACGCCGAGCGCGGTATAGGTGCCGCTGTAGGGCAGCATCAGGCCGACCTTGAGTTTGCCGGTGCCCTGGGCGCCGGCGGCGGATGCCAGTGCGGCGAATGCGATCGCGGTGAGCGCGAGGCGTGCTGTGCGGATGGTCATGGTGTTTGTCTCCTGTTTTTGGTAATGAAAGAAGTGGTCGCGACGATGACACGATCCGGCTGATCGCGATGCGGGGAATGCCCGCATTCAGGGATTTCGAGCAGCTCGCATCCACTGACGCGCGCCGCGATGCCGCGGATCTGCGCGAGCGTGCCGTACTCGTCGTCGATACCCTGGATGGCCAGCATCGGGCAGCGGATGGCGTCGAGCTCGGCCTCGATGTTCCATTCGCGGAACGGCGGGTGCAGCCAGATGCGGTTCCAGCCCCAAAAGGCCGAATCGGCGCTGTCGTGATAGCGGCCGAGCTTCTTAGGCAGGTCGGTGGAAAGGTACGCGGTGCGGGCCTGCTCGATGTTCGCGACAGTCACGTCTTCCACGAAGATGTGCGGCGCCAGGACCACGAGGCCCTGCACCTTGTCGGGAAAGCGCGAGGCATACAGCAGACTGATCGAGCCGCCGTCGCTGTGGCCGAAGAGCCAGGGCTTTTCATCATCGCCGAGCTTCAGTGCGGCGAAGAGGGCGGGCAGCACCTCATGCGCCTGGCGGTGCATGAAGTCGACGTCCCAGATCTCGTTTTCTTCGCGCGGCGTGGAGCGGCCGTAGCCGGGGCGCGAGAACACCAGGCCGCGGGCATTGGCGGCTTTGCAGACCTGGGCGGGAAAGTCCTTCCACATGGCGACGGAGCCGAGGCCTTCATGGAGGAAGACGATGAGCGGGGCATCGGTGCGCTGGGGGGCGATCCATTGGCATTCGATGCGGATGGGGCGGTTGCGCCAGTTGATGGTGGCGAAGTCGGGGGTGCTCACGGCCTTGCCCCTGGCTGTTGCCCCCTCTCCCTCCGGGAGAGGGCGGGGGTGAGGGCCAGCGGCGCTGGGGAAAGCAGTGCGCTTGCGACGGCCGACGCCCTCACCCTAGCCCTCTCCCAGAGGGAGAGGGGACAACGCGGGAACCTCATGTCCCTGCTCATGCCTGCCTCTCCCGCTCACGCAACCTGAACCTCTGGATCTTTCCCGTCGCCGTTTTCGGCAGTTCCTGCACAAATTCAAGAAACCGCGGGTACTTGTACGGCGCGAGCCGCTCCTTCACGAACGCCTTCAGTTCCTCGTCCGTGACCGACTGTCCTTCCTTCAGCACGACAAAGGCCTTGGTCTTGGTCAGCCCGTCCGCATCTTCCTTGCCGATCACCGCGGCCTCGAGCACGGCCGGGTGCTGCATCAGCGTGGCTTCCACTTCGAAGGGCGACACATAGATGCCGCTGACCTTCAGCATGTCGTCGCTGCGGCCGGCATAGGTGTAGTAGCCGTCGGCATCGCGCGTGTACTTGTCGCCGCTCTTGGTCCAGCCGCCCTGGAAGGTTTCGCGCGACTTCTCGCGGTTGCACCAGTACATGAGCGCCGCGCTCGGCCCGCGGATGTAGAGGTCGCCCACTTCGCCGTCGGGCACCGGGCGGCCGTCTTCGCCGCGCAGCTCCACCTCGTAGCCTTCCACCGGCCGGCCCGTGGTGCCGTAGCGCACGTCGCCGGGACGGTTGGAGATGAAGATGTGCAGCATCTCGGTGGAGCCGATGCCGTCGATGATCTCGCAGCCGAAATGCGCCTTGAAGCGCTGTGCGATCTCGCCAGGCAGTGCCTCGCCGGCGGAAGAGCACATGCGCAGCGCCACCTGCTCGCGCGCCGGCAGCTTCGAAGAGGCGAGCATGCCGGCAAAGCCCGTGGGCGCGCCGAAAAAGACGGTCGGCTTGTGTTCGGTCCAGCGGCGGAAGGTGGCATCTGGCGTGGGGCGCTCGGCCATCAGCACCACGGTCGCGCCGACCGACAACGGAAAGGTCAGCGCATTGCCGAGGCCATACGCAAAGTACATCTTCGCGGCCGAGAAGCACACGTCGTTCTCGGTGAGCCCGAGCACCGGTTTGCCGTAGAGCTCGGCCGTCCACCACAGGTTGGCATGCGTGTGGACCGTGCCCTTGGGCTTGCCGGTGGAGCCGGATGAATACAGCCAGAAGCCGGGGTCGTCGGAAGCCGTGGCCGCGGCGGATGCCATCGGCTCGGCAGCGGCGATCAGGTTGTCGAACTCTAGCGCGCCTCCAGGCAGCGCGCCCGTCGGTTGCGAGACGATCAGCGTGTGCACTTCATGCGTGCCGCGGCCCATCGCCTCCTGCAGGCCCGGCAACAGCGCACCCGACACCAGCGCGGCCTGCGCGCGGCTGTGGTCGAGCATGTAGGCGTAGTCGTCTGGCGTGAGCAGGGTGTTGACCGCAACGGGCACCACGCCGGCATAGAGGCAACCCAGAAAACCCACGGGCCAGTCGCTGCTGTCGAGCATGAGCAACAGCACGCGTTCCTCGCGCCGCACGCCAGCGGCCTTCAGCGCGGCGGCCAGGCGGCGCGCGCGTTCTTCGAGCTGGCCGTAGCTCAGCGTGCCGCGGTCGTCGATGTAGGCGATGCGTTCGGCGCGGCCGCGGTTGAGGGCGAACAGGTGTTCGGCAAAGTTGAATCGTGCGGGCGGGCTTGTCATGCGTGTCTCCTGGGGCCGTGTTCTTTTCTTCTCGGTTCTAAAGGGCTAGAGGCCGAGTTGCGCGAGCACGCCGGGGCTCGCTTGCACCGCGCTGCGGCGGTGATAGAAATCCAGCGCGCGCAATCCGCCGAGCTCGGCGCCGCCACCCGCGCGGCCCGGGCCGCCGTGCAGCGACATCGGCATCACGTTGCCATGGCCGGTGTGGGCCTGCGCCACCTCGGGCGTGATCACGTGCACGCGTCCGTGGCTCGGCGCAACGGCAACCGCGGCCTGCGCCAGTGCGGCGTCGTCGCTGCCGTAGAGCGACGTCACCAGCGAGCCCTGGCCGCGGTGCGCCAGCGCAATGCCGTGCGCAAGGTCGCGGTAGGGCAGCAGCGTGGCCACGGGGCCGAACACTTCCACGTCGTGCACGCGCTGCGCCGCATCGGCATCGCGCGCGCCCAGCAGCACCGGGCCGATGCAGGCGGCGACCGAAGGCTCGGCATCGATCAGCGGGGTGTTGCGGCCGTCATGCAGCACCGTGGTCTGTGCCGAGAGCGCTTCCAGTCCCTCGCTCACCGCATTCAGCTGCGCGCGGCTCACGAGCGAACCCATGCGCACGCTCTCGTTGCGCGGATTGCCCACCGTCACGTTCTTGAGCTTGGCGCCGATGGCTTCAGCGGTGGCTTCGT from Variovorax paradoxus includes these protein-coding regions:
- a CDS encoding ABC transporter ATP-binding protein codes for the protein MNATALLSVQGLTRRFGGLTAVNAVTLDLHVGEVHAVIGTNGAGKSTLINMLSGEIEASEGRIALDGADVTQRAQWRRARAGVGRSYQRTTIFPEFSVHENCRLAAQAATARPWTVWQSSQRCAASNAAADAALDAAGLANEAQRIAGTLSHGAQRQLEVAMCLATEPRVLLLDEPLAGMGAEETDRMLTLLTRLKATHAILLVEHDMDAVFRIADRITVMVNGTVIATGDPASIRENPEVRTAYLGEDH
- a CDS encoding branched-chain amino acid ABC transporter permease encodes the protein MTQAHTSMRRGAFLVPVICAIAIGVLGPLMGNYVSDFVVKVMILSIFALSLELLVGMTGLVSLGHAAFYGIGAYVTVLASGNEGGNLALLLPGAMGAAALYALFVGALSLRTRGVYFIMVTLAFAQMAFFVFHDTKVGGGSDGIYMYVRPAIGKLDMENRMVLFYVVLASLVFTYGLLALVRRSRFGAALAGIRVNEQRMRAAGFPVYGYKLAAFVLAGALAGLAGFLLASRDGVVNPELMAWHNSGEVLLMVILGGLGHLRGAVIGAVAFTLLKEIFSTHAVMGPLADHWQLTLGIAIIVFVALLPKGLIGLAKRLSPKGAA
- a CDS encoding branched-chain amino acid ABC transporter permease → MDFGTFLVQCLNSVQYGLLLFLVASGLTLIFGIMGVINLAHGSFYMIGAYMAFALAPLFGDQFLLMLVAGVVLAAIFGYLLEWAFFSYLYQRDHLQQVLMTYGLILVFEELRSILVGNDVHGVKVPAWLDGSFALGNVMSYPWYRLFASAACIVLAVALYWVVNRTRLGMMIRAGASNRDMVRGLGIDVKRLYRIVFAAGVALAALAGMIAAPMSSVYPNMGASVLIICFVLVVIGGIGSITGALLASLLVGFVDTFGKVFFADLAGIGIYLLMAIVLIWKPEGLMGRRP
- a CDS encoding ABC transporter substrate-binding protein, which gives rise to MTIRTARLALTAIAFAALASAAGAQGTGKLKVGLMLPYSGTYTALGVAIENGFKLYVDEQGGKLAGREIEFFKVDDESDPAKATDNVNKLIKRDNVDVIVGTVHSGVAMAMAKAAKESGTVLIVPNAGADAVTGPMCAPNIFRSSFSNWQPAYAMGEVAAKQQGKKKVMTITWKYAAGEESVNGFKEGFEKAGGKVDKQLTLPFPNVEFQALLTEIAAAKPDAVYAFFAGGGAVKFVKDYQAAGLNKTIPLYGPGFLTDGTLDAQGESAQGMLTTLHYADGLNTARDNAFRVAYAKSFKLQPDVYAVQGYDAAQMLGVGLAATKGDIGKKAEFTAAIEKAKIDSPRGAFTMSKSHNPVQDIYLRKVEGKENRLVSIAIKGLTDPARGCRM
- a CDS encoding alpha/beta fold hydrolase, whose translation is MSTPDFATINWRNRPIRIECQWIAPQRTDAPLIVFLHEGLGSVAMWKDFPAQVCKAANARGLVFSRPGYGRSTPREENEIWDVDFMHRQAHEVLPALFAALKLGDDEKPWLFGHSDGGSISLLYASRFPDKVQGLVVLAPHIFVEDVTVANIEQARTAYLSTDLPKKLGRYHDSADSAFWGWNRIWLHPPFREWNIEAELDAIRCPMLAIQGIDDEYGTLAQIRGIAARVSGCELLEIPECGHSPHRDQPDRVIVATTSFITKNRRQTP
- a CDS encoding benzoate-CoA ligase family protein; the protein is MTSPPARFNFAEHLFALNRGRAERIAYIDDRGTLSYGQLEERARRLAAALKAAGVRREERVLLLMLDSSDWPVGFLGCLYAGVVPVAVNTLLTPDDYAYMLDHSRAQAALVSGALLPGLQEAMGRGTHEVHTLIVSQPTGALPGGALEFDNLIAAAEPMASAAATASDDPGFWLYSSGSTGKPKGTVHTHANLWWTAELYGKPVLGLTENDVCFSAAKMYFAYGLGNALTFPLSVGATVVLMAERPTPDATFRRWTEHKPTVFFGAPTGFAGMLASSKLPAREQVALRMCSSAGEALPGEIAQRFKAHFGCEIIDGIGSTEMLHIFISNRPGDVRYGTTGRPVEGYEVELRGEDGRPVPDGEVGDLYIRGPSAALMYWCNREKSRETFQGGWTKSGDKYTRDADGYYTYAGRSDDMLKVSGIYVSPFEVEATLMQHPAVLEAAVIGKEDADGLTKTKAFVVLKEGQSVTDEELKAFVKERLAPYKYPRFLEFVQELPKTATGKIQRFRLRERERQA